GTGTGCCGAGCTTGTGGACCGGGTCAAAGAGCAGGTCCCCATTTGGAAGGAACAGTTCTTCACTGATGGCACTGTGGAATGGGTCGGGGCAGGGGAGTAGGCCCGAGTCACGGTTCCTCCCGGGCTCCGACCCGGCGGTAGGGTTAACGGCATGACCGAACAACTTGCTGTTGCAGTGCTGGGTGCCCACGGGCGTATGGGAATGGAAGCCGTCAAGGCTGTTGAGGCAGCCGGAGACATGAAGCTGGTGGCCGCTTTGGGCCGCGGCGATTCCTTGGAGAAACTGCTCGACGCCGGTGCACAGTATGTTGTTGACCTCACCGTTCCGGACACCACGGAGGCCAACGTCCGGTTCGCCGTAGAGCACGGCATCCACGCAGTTGTGGGTACCACCGGCTGGGACGCCCACCGGCTCGATTCCTTGCGGAGCCTCTTGGAGCAAAAGCCGGACACCGGTGTTCTGATCGCCCCGAACTTCGCCCTGGGATCTGTGCTCGCCACCGCTTTCGCGGCCAAGGCCTCGCAATACTTCGAGTCCGTGGAAATTATCGAACTGCACCACCCCAACAAGGTGGACGCCCCATCCGGAACGGCAGTGCGCACGGCGCAGCTGATAGCTGAAGCGCGCCAGGAAGCCGGCGTCGCGGCGAGCCCTGACGCCACGGAAACATCACTGGACGGTGCAAGAGGCTGCGACGTGGACGGGGTTCGAGTCCACAGCGTGCGCCTGCGCGGTTTGGTTGCTCACCAGGAAGTGCTTTTCGGTGGTTCCGGTGAGCAGCTGACGTTGCGCCACGACTCCTTCGACCGAGCCTCCTTCATGCCCGGAGTCCTTCTGGGGCTTCGTAAAGTTGCAGCCAACCCCGGCCTTACCGTGGGCTTGGATGGCTACCTGGACTTGGGTCTCTAAAGCCATGGGTAATTTCTGGACGTCCCTGAAGAAGAACCGCACCAAAATCTGGGTAGGTGCCATCACCTTACTGTTGGTCCTATACCTGGTGGTTTCGGTGCAACGCTCCTTCCTGTTGCTCGGTGACCCCAATCTGGTTGCCAAGGGAATCGGGGCCGCTTACTTGGTCCTGCCGGTTGTTGGCGCGTGGGCACTCATCCGCGAGCTGCTTTTCGGTGCACGCACCGAGCAGATGGCCAAGGTCCTGGAAGCCGAGGGCGGTTTGCCCGTTGATGACCTTCCGCGCACCCCGGGCGGGCGCATTGTCCGAGCGGCCGCTGACGCAGAGTTTGAGAAGTACCGCGCCGAAGCAGAAGCCGCACCCGAGGACTGGCGGTCCTGGTTCCGATTGAGCTGCGCGTACGATGCCTCCGGGGACCGCAAACGTGCCCGCGCGTCCATGCGCGATGCCGTGAAACTCTTCCGCTCTCAGCCCACTGCCGCAGGCCGGTGACTGCCAAGGCGTGATGCGGTGTGGGCTACCCATTCCAATGGTCCGCGGTGCTGCAGCACCGCGAAACAAACGCCAATCGCAACGGCAGTGAGGGCTTGGGCCCAGTACATCCCTTCGTCCGTCCACCCCGAAGGCAAAGGCTGGTTGGTGAAGGCGGACACCACCCAGACGTGGGCAGAGTAGAGGCTCAGGGTCATGGCACCCGGCCCGCTCAGCAGGATCAGGAAATTGATCCTGATCCGCTCCGCCAACGTGCCAAGCAGCAGGAACAACCCCACTACGGCCGCAGCAACGCCGCCGCTGTGCAGCAGGTCCAAGGTGGTCCCGGCATGCGGGGCTGCCGTTGCCAGCCACCACCAGGAGCCGGTCTGTTCCAAGCCGGTAACGTTCACCTGAAGCATGCTTTCCAAGGGATAGCCCCTGGTGACAGGGAGGGCTGACAAGGCAGTGCGGCCACCCCATGCCTCCATGGCCAGGATCCCGACGACTTTCGCCACGCCGGCCACCGCGATCCCGCACGTCACCAGCAGCAATTGGATCCTCGCGGTGGTCAGCGCCAAACGGCCTATCACCAGTCCGATCAACAAGTAGGAGATCCACTGGAACACAGGGTAATAGCCGGTGAAAAAGAGGTCGGCGAGGAGGCGTGCAGGAGTCCCGAAATCCTCCCAATTGGGGTTATGGCCCAACGTCAGGGGAGGTGCGGCGTCCAGCAGCAGCGGCCGGACCAGAAACGCAAGCAGCGGAGAGAAAAAGACCCAGCCGAGGGCCCAGAAGCAAAGTGCCTTGAGTCGGAGGCCCAGAAACGGCAGGATGCACAGGAAAAGGACGGCGTAGTGAACCAGGATCACTGCGACGTTGACGTCAAGGCCTCCCAACATCAGGCCGACGACGGCAATCACCAAGGCGCGCATGGCAACTCCTCGCCGGGCAGCCCACAATTCCGTGCCGCTGCGGGGCTCCTGTTTGCCCGTACTGAGCGCCAGCCCGATGCCGGCGAGGACTGCGAACAGCGCCGCCGACCTGCCTGAGAACACCAATCCCACAAAGGTCGGTTCCCACTGCGGGGACGGTCCGAACGTGGGCATCAAGTGCGTGGCCATCATTCCCAGCAAAGCCGCGCCTCTTGCGGCATCGATTCCCGAGAGCCGAGAGGAGACCGTGCGTTTGCCGGGGGCATTTCGCGGAGGCGCCGTCTCTTGCGAAGTCATTCAGCGATCGTCTCATAATCAACCGCGCGCTGGCGGTAGAGTTCCATGCCATGGAATCTGTGAACGCCCAGTGGGCCGGAGCTTTCGAGGTCGTTCACGACTCCGATGGATGGCAGCAGTTCAGACGCCTTGATTCGGCGCTGTTCATGCCCCCAGCCACGAATGGGCTGGAGGAGCGTGCCAGGATGTGCGCCGGAATCCACGCGACGTGGACGGCAACGTCGGGGCATGTGGTGATTGAAGCCGAAGGTCCGGAGGACGGATCTCCCTTCGACGTCCTGGTAAATGGAGTTCTCCGGCATCGGGTCCCTGGGGCTGGACGTGTCAGTCATGACCTTGACCTTGATAATATGCCGCCTCACTCCAGAGTTCAGGTGTGGCTGCCGCACTATGGTTTCCTGAGGGTGCTGGAGGTTTCCCTGAAAGGTCAGGACGTGAAGGTTGCCGCGGAAACGGGTAGGAGGTGGATCGCCTACGGAAGTTCCATCACCCAATGCCGGACGGCAAATGGTCCCTCCGAGGCGTGGCCGGCGTTGGTGGCCAGGGAACTCGGCTGGCGATTGCAGTCCTTGGGCTTCGGGGGCGAATGTCAGCTGGACCCCGCGGTCGAGAGCACGATCTCGCAACTTCCGGCAGATATCATTTCCCTGTGCCTGGGCATCAACAGTTACAACGTCGCCGCCTTCTCGGGAAGGACGTTCGCAAGCCAGGTCCTGGGGTTTGTCAGCAATGTTCGTCGGGCACACCCTGGCGTGCCCATTGCGGTCATTTCTCCTGTGTTGTCGGTTCCCCGGGAAAATGTGCCCAACTCTGCAGGCTGGACGCTGGCTGACTACAGGAAAGCAGTAGCCGACGTCGTCCGGACGGTCCGAGAACGCGGGGATGCAAACGTTCACCTGCTCGACGGTGCCAGCGTCTTCGCGATGGAGGAAGCCGTTGCTTTGATGCCCGATACGTTGCATCCCAACAACGAGGGCTACCGGCTGATGGCTGAGCGGCTGGGGCCGCGCCTGGCCGCAGTAGCCACCGGCTGAGCCGCTTTGCTGGAGTGAGTGCTCATCAAACGCACGTCACCGTTGGGGTCTGTGGTCACAACTGTAAAACGAAGCTCTTGTGTTCGAATATATGTTCGAATAATATGGCTGCATGAACGATGCTCCCAAGCCGCCAGAAGGTATTCAAGGACCCATGAAAGCGATGAGCCCCGGGGTCGTCGATTTCCTGTTCAGGCAGCTCGTGGCCGGCGAGCCTCCGGAAGACACCCAGTGGCGGCGTGAAGGTACTGTCCTGGCTGAGCAGCAACCGGGGGCCGAGCTCGCCCGACGCCTGTCCGAGACGGATTTGGCTTCACTGACGCCCCTGGAACTCTTCGAGTACGTTCGCGCCTCGCAGCGCCTGGTGGCTTGGGCGGAGCAACTTAAGGAGCGGGCCGTTGCTCGGTATTGCGCAGAAGAGCCAACGCGGGCGCCTAAGCCAGCATGACTGGAAGGTGCCACTCCCGGCGGCGCGGGAGTC
The sequence above is a segment of the Arthrobacter sp. StoSoilB22 genome. Coding sequences within it:
- the dapB gene encoding 4-hydroxy-tetrahydrodipicolinate reductase — encoded protein: MTEQLAVAVLGAHGRMGMEAVKAVEAAGDMKLVAALGRGDSLEKLLDAGAQYVVDLTVPDTTEANVRFAVEHGIHAVVGTTGWDAHRLDSLRSLLEQKPDTGVLIAPNFALGSVLATAFAAKASQYFESVEIIELHHPNKVDAPSGTAVRTAQLIAEARQEAGVAASPDATETSLDGARGCDVDGVRVHSVRLRGLVAHQEVLFGGSGEQLTLRHDSFDRASFMPGVLLGLRKVAANPGLTVGLDGYLDLGL
- a CDS encoding heparan-alpha-glucosaminide N-acetyltransferase domain-containing protein, yielding MTSQETAPPRNAPGKRTVSSRLSGIDAARGAALLGMMATHLMPTFGPSPQWEPTFVGLVFSGRSAALFAVLAGIGLALSTGKQEPRSGTELWAARRGVAMRALVIAVVGLMLGGLDVNVAVILVHYAVLFLCILPFLGLRLKALCFWALGWVFFSPLLAFLVRPLLLDAAPPLTLGHNPNWEDFGTPARLLADLFFTGYYPVFQWISYLLIGLVIGRLALTTARIQLLLVTCGIAVAGVAKVVGILAMEAWGGRTALSALPVTRGYPLESMLQVNVTGLEQTGSWWWLATAAPHAGTTLDLLHSGGVAAAVVGLFLLLGTLAERIRINFLILLSGPGAMTLSLYSAHVWVVSAFTNQPLPSGWTDEGMYWAQALTAVAIGVCFAVLQHRGPLEWVAHTASRLGSHRPAAVG
- a CDS encoding GDSL-type esterase/lipase family protein → MESVNAQWAGAFEVVHDSDGWQQFRRLDSALFMPPATNGLEERARMCAGIHATWTATSGHVVIEAEGPEDGSPFDVLVNGVLRHRVPGAGRVSHDLDLDNMPPHSRVQVWLPHYGFLRVLEVSLKGQDVKVAAETGRRWIAYGSSITQCRTANGPSEAWPALVARELGWRLQSLGFGGECQLDPAVESTISQLPADIISLCLGINSYNVAAFSGRTFASQVLGFVSNVRRAHPGVPIAVISPVLSVPRENVPNSAGWTLADYRKAVADVVRTVRERGDANVHLLDGASVFAMEEAVALMPDTLHPNNEGYRLMAERLGPRLAAVATG